A genomic region of Lytechinus pictus isolate F3 Inbred chromosome 2, Lp3.0, whole genome shotgun sequence contains the following coding sequences:
- the LOC135157606 gene encoding calcium-binding protein LPS1-alpha, protein MSDRMAKFKAGMPKDAIEALKQEFKDNYDTNKDGTVSCAELVKLMNWTEEMAQNIIARLDVNSDGHMQFDEFILYMEGSTKERLYSSDEIKQMFDDLDKDGNGRISPDELNKGVREIYTKVVDGMANKLIQEADKDGDGHVNMEEFFDTLVVKLPIGMGPCKDEEYREYYKNEFEKFDKNGDGSLTTAEMSEFMSKSTKYSDKEIEYLISRVDLNDDGRVQFNEFFMHLDGVSKDDIKLQFMAIDKDKNGKIRYDRQI, encoded by the exons aAAGCTGGAATGCCCAAGGATGCTATTGAAG CCTTGAAACAAGAGTTCAAAGACAACTATGACACAAACAAAGACGGCACCGTTTCTTGTGCAGAGTTGGTTAAATTAATGAACTGGACTGAAGAAATGGCTCAGAACATAATCGCGAGACTCGATGTCAACA GTGACGGCCATATGCAGTTTGACGAGTTTATATTGTACATGGAAGGTTCAACCAAAGAGCGTTTGTACAGTTCAGATGAGATTAAACAAATGTTCGATGACCTCGACAAAGATGGCAATGGGAGGATCAg CCCTGATGAGTTAAACAAAGGAGTCAGAGAGATTTATACTAAGGTGGTTGATGGTATGGCCAATAAATTAATCCAAGAAGCAGACAAGGATGGCGATGGTCACGTCAATATGGAAG AATTCTTTGACACACTTGTGGTGAAATTACCCATAGGCATG GGTCCTTGCAAGGATGAGGAATATAGAGAAT ATTATAAAAACGAgtttgaaaaatttgacaaaaatggcgATGGCAGCTTAACAACAGCAGAGATGAGTGAGTTCATGAGTAAAAGCACCAAATATTCCGATAAGGAGATTGAATATTTGATTAGTCGGGTCGATCTTAACG ATGACGGACGTGTGCAGTTTAACGAGTTCTTCATGCATCTGGATGGTGTGAGCAAGGATGATATTAAACTACAATTCATGGCCATCGACAAAGACAAGAATGGGAAGATCAGGTATGATAGACAAATATAA